A single window of Desulfovibrio sp. UIB00 DNA harbors:
- a CDS encoding MATE family efflux transporter gives MSQSMPVTTWEVLKLTIPQMGLMLCHLAVSMTDLWVCGQIDGRILAVLGGISQVFAFLMLVTSMVASGCMATVSRAVGAGLLLRAQRYAGLVLCISLLAGSCVAALALMVLRLVPLHGLSSPELAPAVSLFAQAYALQLPFYYSMIILNSTFRAHKMVWLPFATLCLVALTNYVGSVGYGLGRWGLPQLGYAGVAWSTVASSVLGFVCNIALAARRGIISRSSFASWRWNRAALPRLWRIGIPAALGSLAGQSGSMALLACVANMPGNAAETLAGMTLGMRIVSMLYFPVAAMGMTLAIMTGHLLGARRKAECYGMGLHYARRMALIAIVAGTALFLSRHAVARWFTHDQAAVSVAGIFLLVACAKLPLEVVGMLLQAVLDGAGATRLTSRITALTRWGICVPLAYALTYLQHLGATGIFVSMACAEATGTLCLLYLYRQKKWLGSL, from the coding sequence ATGTCTCAATCAATGCCCGTCACAACGTGGGAAGTCCTGAAGCTCACTATTCCGCAGATGGGCCTCATGCTGTGCCATCTGGCGGTTTCCATGACCGACCTGTGGGTATGCGGTCAGATTGATGGTCGAATCCTCGCGGTGCTTGGCGGTATCTCTCAGGTTTTCGCCTTTCTCATGCTTGTCACATCCATGGTTGCCAGCGGATGCATGGCTACTGTCAGCCGCGCTGTGGGGGCTGGTCTGCTCTTACGGGCTCAGCGATATGCCGGGCTGGTTCTCTGCATATCGCTGCTTGCCGGAAGCTGCGTTGCTGCTCTGGCTCTTATGGTGCTGCGGCTCGTGCCTCTTCATGGTTTGTCTTCTCCGGAGCTTGCCCCTGCCGTCTCCCTGTTTGCCCAAGCCTATGCCCTGCAATTGCCCTTTTATTACAGCATGATAATTCTCAATTCCACATTTCGCGCGCACAAAATGGTATGGCTGCCCTTTGCCACTTTGTGTTTGGTAGCGCTGACCAATTATGTGGGCAGCGTGGGTTACGGGCTGGGCCGCTGGGGCCTGCCCCAGCTGGGCTATGCAGGGGTGGCGTGGTCAACCGTTGCCTCGTCTGTGCTGGGCTTTGTCTGCAATATCGCTCTGGCGGCGCGGCGGGGAATCATCAGCCGGTCATCCTTTGCAAGCTGGCGGTGGAACAGGGCCGCGCTGCCGAGGTTGTGGCGCATTGGCATTCCAGCCGCCTTGGGCAGTCTGGCAGGGCAGAGCGGCAGCATGGCCCTGCTGGCCTGTGTTGCAAACATGCCCGGCAATGCTGCGGAAACACTGGCGGGCATGACGCTCGGCATGCGTATTGTCAGTATGCTGTATTTTCCTGTGGCGGCGATGGGCATGACCCTGGCCATCATGACAGGGCATTTGCTGGGAGCACGGCGCAAGGCTGAATGCTACGGCATGGGCCTGCACTATGCCCGGCGGATGGCCCTGATCGCCATTGTGGCGGGAACGGCACTGTTTTTGAGCCGACACGCCGTCGCGCGCTGGTTCACCCATGATCAGGCAGCCGTATCTGTGGCAGGGATTTTCCTGCTGGTCGCCTGCGCAAAACTGCCGCTGGAAGTAGTGGGCATGCTGTTGCAGGCAGTGCTGGACGGCGCAGGGGCCACGCGACTTACCAGCCGCATTACAGCCCTGACCCGCTGGGGCATCTGCGTACCCCTAGCCTATGCCCTGACCTATCTGCAGCATCTGGGGGCCACGGGCATCTTTGTGTCCATGGCCTGCGCCGAGGCAACTGGAACCCTGTGCCTGTTGTACCTGTACAGGCAAAAAAAATGGCTTGGTAGCCTTTAA
- a CDS encoding integrase core domain-containing protein has product PAGPDEQWAMDFVSDSLMGERRIRILTIADLWDRSSPALEVDMSLPGVRVVRILERLLPQGRLPQRIKVDNGPEFSGKALDTWAFEHGVQIEFSRPGEPTNNGHIDSFNGKFRDECLNQNVFLSLLDARRTIEAWRHDYNQRRPHSPLGWLTPEEFREKNITCNPLETTNLQVVYAVG; this is encoded by the coding sequence GCCCTGCTGGCCCGGATGAGCAATGGGCGATGGATTTTGTGAGCGATTCCCTTATGGGTGAGCGGCGCATCCGGATTTTGACAATTGCCGATCTATGGGATCGTTCAAGCCCCGCGCTCGAAGTTGATATGTCATTGCCTGGAGTTCGAGTAGTGCGAATCCTTGAAAGACTACTCCCTCAAGGTCGGTTGCCGCAACGTATCAAGGTTGATAACGGGCCAGAATTTAGCGGTAAGGCCCTGGATACATGGGCTTTTGAGCACGGTGTGCAGATTGAATTCTCTCGTCCGGGGGAGCCCACAAATAATGGGCACATTGACAGCTTTAACGGAAAATTCCGGGATGAGTGTTTAAATCAGAACGTGTTTCTGTCCCTGCTCGATGCCCGCAGAACAATTGAAGCCTGGCGGCATGATTACAACCAGCGACGACCTCACAGTCCCTTGGGATGGCTGACACCGGAAGAATTTCGCGAAAAGAATATAACCTGTAACCCATTGGAAACCACCAACTTACAAGTGGTATACGCAGTGGGGTAA